The window TGAAGGCAAATGCGATGGCTTCGGGCACTAAGGCAAGTGCCACGGTAAGGCCCGATAAAATTTCTGTGCGGTAGTTTACTTTTTGGGAAAAATCAAAAAGGTTGAGATATTTTTTCATGGCTTCAATCTTGAAGCGCGCAAAAGTAACACTATTAACGGCAAGACCCTAATGACCCGAAAATTTTTAAGGATTTGATAATCTACCAGTTAGTGAGGCCCAATAACTTTTCTCCCAGTGGACTTAATTTGGCAGTATCGTATTTGGTCTGTTCCCATTTCCGCGGATCGCCCGGAAAGGCATAGCCTTCGGGAGCAATTCTGTTTTTCCACGAATTGATGCGCCATTGCCGCATTTCTTCGTTGTCTTCCTCCGCAGGCATCATGGAAATGTATTGTGCTATCCTCACTTTGTCGCCGGATTTGTTTGGCCGAATGCCGTGGGGCTGTGTGCTGTTGAAAATCAAAAGGTCTCCTGCTTCCAATTTCACTTTTACAATTTTATCTTCCAACCCGGTTACATCGGGCTGAAAATGGTCACGGTCTTCGGGTTGGGTCTGCTTCCATGTTTCATAGTTTCGGTACAACCATGGATGCATTGAAATCCGCCCATGTTTTCATCGGTTTGATCAGCAAGGGCCAATACGCCCTGCACATTTTGGGGTTTGGTCTCGGGGTCGTAGTCCCAATGGATGAACCCTTTTTTGTTCTCTCCTGGACGTTGGGGCATATTGAGGTTGGCGCGGTCGATGGTGACCCATAACTTTTCCGTGCCCCAAATGTCCACAAAGGCATCGTATACTTTCGGTGTTTGTCTGTTGTTCCATAAATGTTGGTGATTGTACACTTCCACCATTCCTGTTCCGGTAAGCTCTTTCATTTTCATCTCTGCTCTTGGCGGAGCATACCAGGTTTCAGGATCGTTCGGGTCCTTTTCGTCAAACTCCCATAAAAAATCGGCAGTTGCCTTCGCCTGTTCTTTTGGAACGGCATTTTTGATTACGATGTATCCATTTTCTATCCAAAATGCCCAATCCTCTTCGGAAAGTACCCGTAGTGGTTTGCTGTTGGATCTATCATTGAGTTTTGTTTTACTGCTTGTGGCGGTGGAGGGATTTCCGGGTATGGCCTCGTGGGCCTTGTTCGCCATCTCTGTATGTTGCTGCATCATTGTTCTTTGCTTTACTACTTAAGGATGAATCAAAACTAGTGGAAGCGCACTGGGGTTTCTACCCTAACATTGACCAATATTTGAACTATTTTGATTTTTACTTCTTATTTTTAGTCATATTAAAGCAATAAGATGAAAATTCAGTTGGAAAACATACAGCCCAATGACAAGAGCTCCTTCCATCTATTGCACAATCCGAAGTTGAACGATCTTTTTTTCTGGCACTTTCATCCCGAATTTGAATTGGTCTATATTGAAGGGGCCAATGGAAAGCGTCATGTAGGTCGCCATATTTCCAATTTCAAGGGAAGCGACCTTGTACTGATCGGTTCCAACATCCCCCATTTAAACTTTGATCACGGCATCAAAACGGAGTACCACAAGGAAGTTTTGCACATCAGCGCTTCGTTCAAGGAAAAGGTGTTTACCGAGATTCAGGAGCTGGAAGATGTGTATGGGCTATTGGACAGGTCTCAGCACGGCATTGCCTTTTATGGTGAAACGAAACAAACGGTGGGTTCCCTCATGAAACAATTGCAGGGCATGAACCGGTTTGATCAATTATTGAAAATTCTGCGGTTGCTCAAACTATTGGCCCAGAGTGAGGAGTACATCCTTTTGCACGACAACCCGATTATCAACAACAAAGCCAACAAGCAACAAGAACGTTTGCAAAAGGTATATTCCTATATCGATGAGCATTATTCACGAAAAATAGCCTTGGAGGATATTGCAGCGTCCATAAACCTTGGGAAAGAGGCTTTTTGCAGATACTTTAAAAAGAATACGGGGAGTACCTTTACCAACTTTTTGAACCAATATCGGATTACGCAGGCCAAACGAATGTTGTTGACGGGCAAGAATATAGGAGAAACCTGCTACGAGTGCGGGTTTGAAAGCTTGTCCTATTTCAACCGGACCTTTAAAAGGATAAGTGGTGAAAACCCTTCGGACTATAAGAAAAGAAACCGCTAAAAAAAGAACCGCCCCGAGCACAAATGCCCAAGGCGATTCTTAACTAAATAACCAACCAAAAAAACTGTTTGTATGGTCGAACGTATATGTTCTTCCTTACATATTCCGTTGACGGGTAACGTTCATTACAGGATTGTTTGTTTTTGAACGTTTTTTACCTGT is drawn from Flagellimonas sp. MMG031 and contains these coding sequences:
- a CDS encoding AraC family transcriptional regulator gives rise to the protein MKIQLENIQPNDKSSFHLLHNPKLNDLFFWHFHPEFELVYIEGANGKRHVGRHISNFKGSDLVLIGSNIPHLNFDHGIKTEYHKEVLHISASFKEKVFTEIQELEDVYGLLDRSQHGIAFYGETKQTVGSLMKQLQGMNRFDQLLKILRLLKLLAQSEEYILLHDNPIINNKANKQQERLQKVYSYIDEHYSRKIALEDIAASINLGKEAFCRYFKKNTGSTFTNFLNQYRITQAKRMLLTGKNIGETCYECGFESLSYFNRTFKRISGENPSDYKKRNR